In a single window of the Candidatus Kaiserbacteria bacterium genome:
- a CDS encoding ribbon-helix-helix protein, CopG family, producing MTTISVPLNAEAEKALKELTEITGVNRVAVIRKAIKHYREEEAINAVLRAEQEVSEGKLLRGAPRKILLS from the coding sequence ATGACTACAATCTCTGTGCCACTTAATGCTGAAGCTGAAAAAGCGCTTAAAGAGCTTACCGAAATTACTGGTGTAAACCGTGTTGCGGTAATCAGGAAGGCAATCAAACATTATCGTGAGGAGGAGGCAATCAATGCGGTACTCAGAGCCGAACAGGAAGTGTCTGAAGGGAAGTTGCTTCGTGGTGCTCCACGAAAAATTTTGCTTTCATAG